The Ignavibacteriales bacterium region GGTGGTGATACTGGCGCCGTTGTTTGATGCTTGCCGATTGTTCATGGGGAGATCTTCCTTTGCCATTGGAGAAACTGATGAATGCTGATCCTGGGAAAACGACAGCAGGGCAGCGGCTGTACACAGGATGACCAAAGACCTCGCGAATGTCTTCATTATGTTCTCGTCAATGTGATGAATGGAGTATCCGGCGCCGATTGTCGCCAGTTTCTGATAAACCTGATTTCCTGCAGAACATCCTCATTGATTCAGGATTTCCAAAGCAGCCTTTGCTACCAGGCCATCCTGTTGGGCTGTTCCGCCGCTGACTCCAATTGCACCTATGTACTGGCCGTCCACAATAATCGGCAGGCCTCCTTCAATGGGCACAATCCCCGGCACACCCAGAATTGCCGTCCTGCCTCCAGCTACCGCGTCTTCATATGATTTGGTCGGACGCTTGAAGGATATCGCAGTCCGGGCCTTCTGGATTGCGACTTCCAGGCTTCCGATCTGCGTATTATCCATCCGTTGAAGATACACGAGATTTGCCCCGTCATCAACGATCGCCACGAAGACCGTCCAGTTATTCTTACGTGCTTCCACCTCCGCTGCTGCAGCGATCTTCTTGGCGAGCTCCAGCGTGATGATCTTCTTCGTCGCAACCTGAGCATCCGATCGCGACAGTCCAATGGCCAGAAGTGCCACAGCGAGAATCATTGTCTTGACTAATTTCATTCTACCTCCCGGAATCAAGAATGAGGGACATTCACTTTGAACGATCGAGCCTTTCAGAAAACACCCGGATGCGCCCAGTACACGAGAATCATACCAGCTAGTCCAACAACCAGTCCATAGAGTACGAGGGGAAGGATGTTCCTTCGTATGATCAGTCCCTCCATGCCGCTCAGTCCAACGGTTGCGCTCGCAGCGATGATTTTGAACACGCACACCAGGACGCCGAATGATCCCCCCACATTCTGCAGACTTAGTGTAACAATATGCGAGATATGAAGTTCGTCCGCAACAGAATATTGGAATAACCCGAAAAGCATGTTGGACACGGTATTAGACCCGGCAATAAACGCACCGAACGCCCCGATGAACGGCGCAACCATCGGCCATGCCCCTTGCACAAGCTGCGAGGTGTACTCGGCCACGACAATCGGCATGCTCGCCCATCCGTGTGGCGAATGGCCTGCCTGCATCAGCTCAACCATAGGGACTGTAAACAGAAGTGCTATCGCCGGAGAAGTCATCCTCGAAGCAGATTCCTTCCAGGCATTCAGCGCCTGCGACCGCCTCATGCGAAACAGGGGCACGCACGCTAGTCCGACGAGAATGAAAGGAAGAACACCGGGATTGTAGAGAAGCTCAAGCCGTGATGTCACGTCGGTAGCGAACAGATCATTCATGATGACAGAATAGCTTTTCAGGAAAGCCTTAAGCGGCAACGCGTCGATGCGCGTGGACACAAGGAGAAATCCAACCAGCGCGTAAGGAAGCCAGGCCTTCCAAAGCGGAACACGTGTTGTGGCTACCGGATTCTCCGGTCCGATCGTGCCAACCCAGTTATTCTCCCAGTCTGCCCGTTTCGGAAAATCCCATTTCTCTTTTGGAACGAGGAATCCCGCCCTTGTCGTAGACAATACGATGGCCAGGCCGACAAGTCCTCCAAACAGCGAAGGAAACTCCGGGCCCAGCAGCCAAGCGGTCAGGAGATAGGGAACGACGAAACTGATCCCGGCAAAAAGAGCATAGGGCCAAATCCGGAGCCCATCGCTGTAGCTCCTTCTGGCGCCAAAGTACCGGGTCATCATTGCAACGGCCATGAGAGGCACAAAAACCGCCATCACGGAATGCAGGCAGGCAGTCCAGAAGCCAATATCGTATATGAATTGCGAGAAACTGATTCCCCGGGCTGCGAGCGCACTCCCGACAGCCGGATTGTTAAGTGGATTTCCTAGACCGAGTATCGTAGGTACTCCAACCGGTCCGAATGAGACCGGTGTGGCATTTGCGATGAGTGAGACCATTACCGCGGCCAGCGGCGGGAACCCGAGCGTGACAAGAAGTGGTGAGAGAAGTGCCGCAGGCACACCAAATCCGGCTGCCCCTTCAAGGAATGCGCCAAAGAGCCAGCAAATGAGTATCGCCTGGACGCGGCGGTCGGTCGAAATGCTGCCAAAACCACGGTTGATGGCCGCCAACGCCCCCGCTTCACGAAGCGTGAAGAGAAGAACCATTGCGCCAAATACGATCGTGAGGATTTCGATCGCCGAATTCAGTCCCTTGACGGTGGAAGCCAGAAGGTAGTTCGCCGGGGTCTTCCAGACAAACGCTGCCAGAATAACTGCAGCGACCCACGCCGCGGGCATAGTCCGCGTCGCGGGCCAGCGGAACCCGATCATGAGGACGAGAATCAGCAGAACGGGAATGAAAGCGATGAGGGCGAGAATTCCTTGTGTCATATGCCGCCAGAGTAATTGTTGAAGGTATTGAATTGCCGCTTCAAATTCACTTGGCACCCGTACAAATCGAGGGGAACGGTTCTGGCGACATCACACGCAGGAAATGAAAAAGCCAGGCTTCTGCCTGGCTTCTCATCGTGGACAGGGAGGGAATTGAACCCCCGACACATGGATTTTCAGTCCATTGCTCTACCAACTGAGCTACCTGTCCGAAAACTTCTCCGCGGAAAGCGGATCGAAATTTCCCAGATGCCCCAACGTTCTGGAGGGGTCGGGAATCATAGCTTGCATCATACTATCACTTTTTTTCCGGAAAATCAAGAACGAGTTCGCTCTGCTCGATCTTTCAAAGCCTCAGATCAGAACTCCGTTCCTCTTGATCACTTCGCGTGCGATGACAATCTTCTGGATCTCGTTTGTCCCCTCGAAGATCGGATTGATTCGAGCATCACGATAGAATCGTTCGATTGGTAATTCCCTCGAGTAGCCCATGCCGCCATGAATTTGGACCGCACGATCCGCGATCTTGACAAGCGCCTCCGAGCAGAACAGTTTCACCGTGGCTGATTGCCGGGACACAGGCGATCCTGCGTCGTACCCGGCCGCCGTCCGATAAATGATCGATTCCATCGCGTAGATAAGGACAGCCATTTCGGCCAGCATGAACTGGATCGCTTCAAACTGGGAAATAGCCACGTCGAACTGCTTACGCTCCTTTGCGTACTTCGTGGAAAGCTCAAGGAGCTCTTTTGAAGCACCCAAGCAGGCGGCACCGAGGCCCAACCGTCCCGCATCGAGGGTCTTCATAGCAATAAGAAAGCCACGCCCATCATCACCTAGGATGTTTTCCTTCGGAACACGAACGTTTTCAAATGAAATCGCGGAAGTGACACTCCCCCGGATTCCCATCTTCTTCTCGGGAGGACCGGCGTGGAACCCGGGCGACTTGGTTTCGACTACGAATCCAGTAATGCCTTTATCTGTCCGCGCAAACACGGAAATGACGTCTGCGATGGACCCATTGGTGATCCAGAGTTTCTCTCCGTTGAGTATCCACTCGTTCCCGTCGAAATGGGCTCTGGTTCTCAGGTTAAAAGAATCTGATCCGGCCAGAGTTTCGGTCAACGCAAAGGCACCGATCATTTTTCCTTCTGCAAGCTGGGTCAGATACTTCTTCTTCAGGTATTCGGAACCCCCGAGATAGATCGCATTCGATCCGATGGACTGATGCGCGCCGATAAATGTTGCAGTCGAAAGGCAGCCGCGTCCGATTTCTTCCTGTACCAGGCAATATCCGACCTCGCCAAACCCGCCTCCTCCGTATTCTGCCGGAAACACTGCCCCCATGAGGCCCAGCTCTCCCAACTTCGCAATAAGCTCGCGCGGTAATTTCTCCTCCTCGTCGATTCGACGCGCAATCGGCTTGATTTCAGTGTTGGTGAAATCGCGCACCATTTCGCGCAGCATTTTCTGCTCTTCCGTCAATTCGAATTCGAACATACCTATCCTTTGCTTTTCGATTCGTGAGAGTTTGTCGCGGAGGGTTTTACTCTATCGATGCTTTGGGACCGATGTAGCTCACAACGTCTTCCCCACCATCAACGCCGATGACGTTTCCTGAAATCCAGTACGCGTTTTCGTCCGCGAGCAGCACAATCGCTTTCGCGACATCCTCAGGTGTGGTCAGGCGGCCTGCCGGATTCTTGGCACGCGCAACGTCACGCATACGAACATGGTTTGGGATTTTGCGAAGTGCAGGGGTGTCTGTCACGCCCGCCATGATCGCATTGGCAGTCACACCAAGGGGGCCCAGTTCCATTGACAACTGCCGGAGATGCGACTCCAGGGTTGCCTTCGCCGCGGAGACCGCTCCGTAGTTCGGGATCACACTGTGCCCGCCCGAGCTCGTCAGACCCATGATGCGTCCTCCCTTCCGTAGCAGCTTACGGAAAAGGAGCCCCTGAACCCAATACACGAGACTGTGCGCCATGACATCAAGTGTCATTTCCATCTGTGCCTGTGAAAGGGCCTCTTCAGGCTTTGCAGCGACGAATGGCTTCAATGTCCCGAAGGCGAGCGAATGCAGCAACACCTTCACATTGTTGGACGAATCTTTCGAGAAGCGCTCCTGAATGTCATCAAGCGCCTCTTCTCTCTTGATCGAATCGGCGGCATTGATGTTGTAGAAAATGGCTTCAGCACCGGTATGCTTGATTTCCTTGATAACATGCTGCACCGCCGGCATCGTCGCCTGGCGGTCAAGGTGCACACCAAAAATGTTCATCCCGTGCCGGGCAAGCTCGATTGCAGCAGCTCCGCCAAAACCGCTCGATGCTCCGAGAATAACCGCCCAGTCTGTCGGCTTGAATCGAGTTTCGCTCTTCATCGCATTCTCCTAAGTGAAATTCTTTAAGGGATGTCAAATATACCAAATTTTCGAGGAAAATCAAAACCTCATTCGACGGTCACGCTTTTCGCCAAATTTCGAGGTTGATCCACATTGACCCCTCGAGCGACTGCGATATGATAGGCCAACAATTGCAGCGGAATCACATTGAGGATTGGGCCAAAAAAGCCATACGTCCTGGGAACCCGGATAACCACTTCTGCAAGATTTGCGATCTCGTGGTCATCCTCATTCGCAATGACTATAAGCCTGCCTTTGCGGGCACGAACCTCCTGAATGTTGCTCACGACTTTGTCGTAGATTCCATCCTTGGGGGCAATGACCACGACGGGCATCCGGTCATCGATGAGGGCGATGGGTCCGTGTTTCATTTCAGCCGCAGGATATCCTTCGGCGTGGATATATGAAATCTCCTTCAACTTCAGCGCTCCTTCGAGTGCAACAGGGAAATTCGCACCTCTGCCAAGGTACAGGAAATTGCCTGCTCCCTTGTACTCCTGAGCGATCTCGGCAATTTGCTCTGATGTGCGAAGGACATGCTCAACTTTTTCCGGTAACTCGTGCAGCTCCCGAAACAGCAGTGCAAGCTTTTCCCTCGATATCCCCCTCGCTTTCGCTATCATCAGCGTGATCAGGGCAAGAACAGTAAGCTGAGACGTGAATGCCTTGGTTGAGGCAACCCCGATTTCGGGTCCAGCGTGGATATACACTCCCCCCTGCGACTCGCGGGCAATCGTGCTCCCAACGCCGTTCACGATGCCCAATGCAAGGGCCCCCTGCGCTTTCGCCTGGCGCAACGCGGCAAGAGTATCTGCAGTCTCGCCGCTCTGACTGATTGCGAAAACGATGTCGCCTGCGCCGATAACTGGATTTCGGTACCGGAATTCCGATGCATACTCTACTTCTACAGGCACACCAGCAATTTGCTCGATCAAGTACTCACCCACCAGCGCAGCATGCCAAGAAGTCCCGCACCCTGCAAAGACTATCCTCTTCGCATTGACAAGAACATCTCTGACGTGTTCGAGGCCCCCGAGTTTTACGTCGACCTCTCCGGTGATGAGCCGGCCGCGCAACGCATTGCGAATGGTATCCGGCTGCTCATGAATCTCCTTCAGCATGAAATGCTGATACTTCCCCCTCTCGATTTCCTGGAGATCAAGGGTCAATTGCTCGATTGACTTGTCGACAGGCACATCTGCAAGCGTGGTGGTCGCGACGCTTCCGGCTGTCACCACAGCCATTTCACCATCCTCCAGATAGATCACCCGCCGTGTATGCCGAACAATTGCTGACGCATCGGAGGCGACAATGTTTTCCTCATCCCCTACGCCAATCGCGAGGGGACTTCCATTTCGTGCAACAATGAGCTTGTCCGGCTCTCGTCCTGCCACGACAACGATCCCATACGTGCCTTTGACTTGAGTCAGCGCCTGGCGAACAGCTCGTTCCAGACTCATCGTTTTCGAATACAGTTCCTCTATCAAATGTGCCAGAACTTCGGTGTCTGTTGCCGACCTGAAGATGTGGCCATCATCCATGAGCTTTCGCTTCAACGCTGCATAGTTCTCAATCACGCCGTTATGGATCACGGCAATTTCATTCCGGCAGTCGAGGTGAGGATGCGCGTTTGCTTCGTTCGGCTCACCATGCGTCGCCCAACGAGTATGACCGATCGCAATTGTGCAAGCACCTGATATACCTCGAACTGCTTCTTCAAGCCTGGCGATTTTTCCAGCCCGTTTCACGACGTCGATCCGTCCATCTCGGACCAATGCGACACCTGCAGAGTCATATCCGCGGTACTCGAGCCGCTTCAACCCGTCGAGAACAACCGGAAGACCGTTCCGCGCACCAACATAGCCAACGATTCCGCACATACCTCAGAGTCCCTTCGCTTCTACGATACTCACAACCGCCATCATTCGTCCTGATCTTTCACGATCTCTTCTATACGAATGGAATATCTCAGACGCGCAGATCGTGCATGCGGCTGAAACCTCTATGTTCCCAGGTTTCAGACCGCTCCTGAGCAATTGGTCCCTATTTGCCAGCTTCAGGTCTAGGTACGTCTTGTCTCCCCTGACTTGATGATGCTCTGAAGCAAAAACCTCCGCCACCTCCCTGCCCACCTCATAACAGCAGACGCCGGCGGACGGACCAAGGTACGCCACGATGGTCTCGGGAGTGGCCCCGAACTGGTTCTGCATCAGAACGACCGCTTTCCGGACGATTCCTTGCACAGACCCTCTCCAGCCGGCATGCACATTTGCGACCACGCCAGCCATCGGATCATACAGCACAACCGGTAGACAATCGGCGACGGTGATGACCAGCGGGAGATTCGGTGTTGCCGTGATCAATCCGTCACACGATTCATAGTCACCAGGGCCGGTGACGCACTCAATCCGATCTGAGTGGCACTGAAGTGGAATGGCTGAGCTCTGAGACGCGAATCCGAGGGCTCCGAAAAACCGACGCCGGTTTTCCTCTACGCACGCCCGGTCATCCCCAACACGATAACTGAGATTCATTCCTAGGGGTTCCGGGCTCGTTCCACCCTTGCGGGTGCTCATGCCGAAACGGAGAGCAGAGAATTGTGATAGAATGGCGGAAGTAGTAATTGGAGGTTGGCTCATCCTACCCGTGTCGAAGTGGAATATTCATCTCTACCGTTGTTCCGTGTCCAACCTTGCTTTGCAGCCTGATGGTTCCATTCAAATCCTCGATAACCTTCCGGGCAATGGCGAGGCCGAGCCCCATGCCGTCGGTCTTCGTGGAAAAATTCGGCTGAAACACGCTTGATTGGATCTCTTCCGGTATTCCACTTCCCGTATCAGTGATGCGGATTGAACAGATTTGGTGCGCGACGTTCATATCTATGACGATGATCCCCTTTCCCTCCATCGCCTGCACACTGTTGCGTACGACATTGATGAAGACTCGCCGCAGTTCGTCCTTGTCGGCGACCACAACGGCGGGAGCGTCCGAGGGAGCGTGACGGAACTCGACACCCTGCACTTCTGAGAACAGATCAATGGTCTCATTCACAAGCTGGCTTAGATCGACCCGCTCGAACTTCCGTTCGGGCATGCGGGCAAAGTTCGAGAACTCGGATGCAATGCGAGTCAACACATCTATTTGTTCGATCACCGTCTGTGACACCCTCTGCAGGATGTCGCCGAAGTCCTTTGCTTCCTGGCGGTAGGCCTGGACGAGATGCTGGACCGACAACTTGATGGGAGTAAGCGGATTCTTGATTTCGTGCGCGACCTGCTTGGCCATTTCCTTCCACGCAAGTTCCCGCTCGGCTCGGGCGAGATTCACCCTGTTGGCTTTCAGTTCCGTCGTCATCTCGTTGAACGAATGGATGAGATCGCCGACCTCGTCATTGGATCGCTCACGCAAGACAACATCCAGGTCCCCCTTTCCCACACTCCGTGCCGCCGAGGAAAGGTCCCGCAGCGGTCTCGACAATGCGTTCGCAAGCACGAGGGCGAGGCCAACGACGAACGACACGACCAGGGCATAGGCACCGAGGACGAACGCATTGCGCTGGGCGAGTTCCTCGTCTATTTCCTGCTGGCGATACAACGCCGGAACCGCCAACACCCCCCTGATGCTGTCCCCGACAAAGATCGGTCGATAGCCTACGATGTAACTCACTTCCCCGATCCGTTCCCGCGTTTCATAAAATCCCCGCCCCATAACTACTGTGTTTACGAACGCCGTTCCCGTCAGCCGATTGTCGAGAATCGAGGCCCTGTACAGTTCCGGCCTGCTGCTTGCCTTCAACTCCGCTCCATGATACACGCTGAAGTCCACACCGAGATCGGAGGCCACTGCTTCGCAGAAATCGTTGGTCACTCCCTGCGCAAAATCCTGATCATCCTCGACCGCTGTGGAGATGCGTTGCTGAGTGACCTCCAGGTCTTCTGAAAGTCTCTTGGCGATGTTCTGGTCCAACCTTTCGATGGCAAGCTCCCTGTTGTAATACGCCATCAGGAGGAGCGGCACTACAGAGAGCACCGCGAATGAAGTAATGAGTTTCTCACGGAACCCAAATCGGGGCGACCGGCCGCGTGCAAGAGACGGGAGGGCGACCGCTATTCCAACAAATCCGAGAAACAGCAGGTACACGAGAAGAGTCTTCACGATGTTGAAAAGATGCCAGCGAACGTCGAGCGATCCGATTCTGAGCAGAAGGACGCGCGAGCGAACGGCGTCATCCTTCGCATACAAGACATCGAACGATGCCCCCTCAAAGTCCTGGGTTGACCAGATGAACCTGCCGGCCGAGGCACTCACTTCATTTCCAATAGAGGGATCAAGGCGCATACCTTTGAAAAGTATCGGATCGTTTGTTGACCAGATGATGCCGTCCCGATACTCGGTGATCGACACCTTGCGGAAGGCGTCTTCCAAAGGCTCGCGTGAAGTGCTGCGGAGTTGCTCGGGCGCCTCACCGCGGAACAACGTTCTTTGGCTTGCCGACATCACGATTGCTATGGAACCAATCGGTTGGTTGCCCGCACCCAGCACATATCCCCACTCACCGTAGTATTTCACGTTCCCGTCTGAAACCTTCCGGTCCACGACAAGAAGCGCTTCCTCCTCCTTGTGGAAGAGTTGAGTCAAGAGTTCCATCTGATCGAAGGAGGTAAGCCCGACAGAGAACCGGCTCAGTTCTTTGCCGGAGGGGTCGTACACGACGAGGGCCGAATTGTACCCCTCTTTGCTCATCAGCGTCTGAGCCCAGAGACCGAACGCCAGATCGACAGAGACAGTTGAATCGATTCCTTCCGCGGTGAGCTGGTTAGCCGCTCGCCCGGTCGCGCCGCGAAGACTTTCTGAGACTACAAGCGAAAGCCAATTGTCGACAGGCCGAAGCAAGCCCTCCGCTTCCAATTGGGCCCGCTCCCTCTCTTTTTCGTGCGTCTTGGAATCCAGTCCTACGACGGTGAACATGAACGCCCCGGCCAGGACAACCGCAGTCGCGACAAGCGGCCGCGCCCTCCATGGCTGCCACGAGATCCCTCGAAATTCAAGAAGGAGCACCAATCCCAGCGCTGAGGCATAGAGAACTGGTGGAAGGTAAACCGGAAGCAACGGCGGTTGATCGAGATAGAGATAGGCACAATAACTCGCGAGGAAGGTGAAGGCCAGCGTCGTGACCCTTATCCAGACGATTCTCCCTTCACGGACAGCTCCCCCGAGCATCCGATGTGCGACAAACACGACTGCCAGACACGCTGCTCCGAGAGCCAGAGTCAGGAGAAGGATATTCAAATGCATGACCATCATCGGCGCATTCGGAAGTAGAGACAACGGATCCCGATATCGTATCGATGAATCAAAAACGAAACTCCGCATCGCAGCTCCGTACGCCCGAACAAGCCACTGTGATACAAATGGAAGCAGGATCGCCAGCAGATAACGCCAGTGAAGAGAAGCCCGACGAGATGGTTGTCCTGGCGAAGACCACCAGTTATATGTTATCTTGAGGAACATGAGAACCGTGAACAAGAGCGCCGCTGCCGAAAGCACAAGTTCACCGAGTGATCCCGCAAGGCCGAGTGGGAATGGAGATGAGTGCACGGCGGGATCGAAAAGAAACCCTCCGACAAGCAGACCTGGGAAGGCCTCCAATTTCCACCCGATCCGAACGCTCCACACCAACACCACGAGAACAATAGACAACGTTGAGTTTCCCCATTTCTTTTGGACCATCAAGAACATGAGGAGGGCCAGAAAGCACATTCCTGCCGCAGCGAAGAGGCTCTTCCCCGCCTCGGGGAATCGATCGGCCTTCTGAATTTCGGCCGGGATTGACGGAGGGGGTGCGATGGCAAAACCGAAGAGATTGTTCTTGCCATCCTTCAACGGTATTGCGAAGGCCGCCTCTCCTGCCGTGTCACGGTGAGCGACCTCAGAAACGAACCGTATTGGCAAGCCAGTTTCCTTAGCGAGTTCGTCCGCAAGGCTCGCGCTCGAGACAAAACGATTTGAAACCGGGTACGTGGTCTCCAGAGGCCTGCTTACAAAGACGAAATGGCTCTTGTCCGATGTGGCAACTCCGACGGAGAGAAAACGGTGAAGGCGTGCCTGCGACACGAAGGTGAGATCTTCTCCACTCCCGTTGCGAAGTGTCGACGCAAAGCTGGAAAGGACTCTTCTGCCTGACCAGAGAATGATATTCCCGGCCGAATCAACAACATCGATGCTGATATCCTCGTCCGCATTGTACCAGGCCAGCCGCTGAAATGCAGATGCCAGGTTCCCGGGACTCATGGTCAGCAGGGCCAGGTTGATTGCTTCGTCGCTCCTGATCATCCCTCCCTTCAACCGTTGAGCTTCCACGCGCAGATCTACTTTCGATTGAATGGCCGATGCAAGATCCTGTTGCTTCTGGATCTTCACACGTGCCCAATCAGCCTCGATATGAGAACGCCACGCAAGCTGAGCGGCGATCAAGAGCACCACGACTCCCGCCGAGATGAACAATCCCCGCGAGACCAGACGCACAGATATTCCGACATTTGGAAGAGGCATGTAGCGCTTGCGATACTTAGTAGATGTTAAACTGGCTGATAAACCAACGTGAGTCCTGGAACCGGAGAGAAACATATACCTGGGCAGATTCCCTCCTGCCGCGCACAGTGTACGTAAGGCGCCCGGTGGCGTAAGGGGTGGATCCTGCATCGCTGAATCGGGAGAACTCAAAAGCGAGGGAAGACCGACTTGAGAAGTACCGGTGTAGGATTGATACAGTCTGGTTGGCGGAAAAATAACCGCCTTCGGCCCCAGACACATTCACGAATACCTGCTGAGCAAAATGCGTAGAGGCAGAGGTGAGAGACGCACTGAGGATGCTCTGCTCGATTATCCGAATCAACTTCCTGGCTTCCCCTTGATCGGGGATGCGGGATTGCATCTCTCTTGAGGGTCCGGGTTCCCGCTTTGGCAGTCTTCGCTGAGTTGGCGATTGAGCCGCTAAGCATTGGAAGAGAACGAGAGAGGCTATCAGAACCAGAGCACTGGATCGCATATGCAATGACAAAGTATCAGAAAAGCCAAATAAAGTCAACCAAACAAGGCCGATTGTACACACGAACGCCACCCCTTTCTCGTCCTCCTCAATCTCCTCCCAGGGTGGCATTCATGGATTTTCCATCACATCCAGCGGATGGCGCTCTCTCCGCTTCTCATTTCCAGGTCAGTGCTGCGCTTCTCACATGCAACCTGCGGAGGCCGTCCGGTGGCAGCTCGCGCTTGAGCTCGGGATTCGAACCCGCCACCTGATAAGCCCAGTCAAACGTCACACGGAACGCCGTCACTTCCCTGACGCGGATCTTCGCGAAATGGTCGTCCCACGTCCAGAGAACA contains the following coding sequences:
- a CDS encoding heme-binding protein, yielding MKLVKTMILAVALLAIGLSRSDAQVATKKIITLELAKKIAAAAEVEARKNNWTVFVAIVDDGANLVYLQRMDNTQIGSLEVAIQKARTAISFKRPTKSYEDAVAGGRTAILGVPGIVPIEGGLPIIVDGQYIGAIGVSGGTAQQDGLVAKAALEILNQ
- a CDS encoding L-lactate permease — encoded protein: MTQGILALIAFIPVLLILVLMIGFRWPATRTMPAAWVAAVILAAFVWKTPANYLLASTVKGLNSAIEILTIVFGAMVLLFTLREAGALAAINRGFGSISTDRRVQAILICWLFGAFLEGAAGFGVPAALLSPLLVTLGFPPLAAVMVSLIANATPVSFGPVGVPTILGLGNPLNNPAVGSALAARGISFSQFIYDIGFWTACLHSVMAVFVPLMAVAMMTRYFGARRSYSDGLRIWPYALFAGISFVVPYLLTAWLLGPEFPSLFGGLVGLAIVLSTTRAGFLVPKEKWDFPKRADWENNWVGTIGPENPVATTRVPLWKAWLPYALVGFLLVSTRIDALPLKAFLKSYSVIMNDLFATDVTSRLELLYNPGVLPFILVGLACVPLFRMRRSQALNAWKESASRMTSPAIALLFTVPMVELMQAGHSPHGWASMPIVVAEYTSQLVQGAWPMVAPFIGAFGAFIAGSNTVSNMLFGLFQYSVADELHISHIVTLSLQNVGGSFGVLVCVFKIIAASATVGLSGMEGLIIRRNILPLVLYGLVVGLAGMILVYWAHPGVF
- a CDS encoding acyl-CoA dehydrogenase family protein: MFEFELTEEQKMLREMVRDFTNTEIKPIARRIDEEEKLPRELIAKLGELGLMGAVFPAEYGGGGFGEVGYCLVQEEIGRGCLSTATFIGAHQSIGSNAIYLGGSEYLKKKYLTQLAEGKMIGAFALTETLAGSDSFNLRTRAHFDGNEWILNGEKLWITNGSIADVISVFARTDKGITGFVVETKSPGFHAGPPEKKMGIRGSVTSAISFENVRVPKENILGDDGRGFLIAMKTLDAGRLGLGAACLGASKELLELSTKYAKERKQFDVAISQFEAIQFMLAEMAVLIYAMESIIYRTAAGYDAGSPVSRQSATVKLFCSEALVKIADRAVQIHGGMGYSRELPIERFYRDARINPIFEGTNEIQKIVIAREVIKRNGVLI
- a CDS encoding SDR family oxidoreductase; the encoded protein is MKSETRFKPTDWAVILGASSGFGGAAAIELARHGMNIFGVHLDRQATMPAVQHVIKEIKHTGAEAIFYNINAADSIKREEALDDIQERFSKDSSNNVKVLLHSLAFGTLKPFVAAKPEEALSQAQMEMTLDVMAHSLVYWVQGLLFRKLLRKGGRIMGLTSSGGHSVIPNYGAVSAAKATLESHLRQLSMELGPLGVTANAIMAGVTDTPALRKIPNHVRMRDVARAKNPAGRLTTPEDVAKAIVLLADENAYWISGNVIGVDGGEDVVSYIGPKASIE
- the glmS gene encoding glutamine--fructose-6-phosphate transaminase (isomerizing), encoding MCGIVGYVGARNGLPVVLDGLKRLEYRGYDSAGVALVRDGRIDVVKRAGKIARLEEAVRGISGACTIAIGHTRWATHGEPNEANAHPHLDCRNEIAVIHNGVIENYAALKRKLMDDGHIFRSATDTEVLAHLIEELYSKTMSLERAVRQALTQVKGTYGIVVVAGREPDKLIVARNGSPLAIGVGDEENIVASDASAIVRHTRRVIYLEDGEMAVVTAGSVATTTLADVPVDKSIEQLTLDLQEIERGKYQHFMLKEIHEQPDTIRNALRGRLITGEVDVKLGGLEHVRDVLVNAKRIVFAGCGTSWHAALVGEYLIEQIAGVPVEVEYASEFRYRNPVIGAGDIVFAISQSGETADTLAALRQAKAQGALALGIVNGVGSTIARESQGGVYIHAGPEIGVASTKAFTSQLTVLALITLMIAKARGISREKLALLFRELHELPEKVEHVLRTSEQIAEIAQEYKGAGNFLYLGRGANFPVALEGALKLKEISYIHAEGYPAAEMKHGPIALIDDRMPVVVIAPKDGIYDKVVSNIQEVRARKGRLIVIANEDDHEIANLAEVVIRVPRTYGFFGPILNVIPLQLLAYHIAVARGVNVDQPRNLAKSVTVE
- the pgeF gene encoding peptidoglycan editing factor PgeF produces the protein MSTRKGGTSPEPLGMNLSYRVGDDRACVEENRRRFFGALGFASQSSAIPLQCHSDRIECVTGPGDYESCDGLITATPNLPLVITVADCLPVVLYDPMAGVVANVHAGWRGSVQGIVRKAVVLMQNQFGATPETIVAYLGPSAGVCCYEVGREVAEVFASEHHQVRGDKTYLDLKLANRDQLLRSGLKPGNIEVSAACTICASEIFHSYRRDRERSGRMMAVVSIVEAKGL